A region of Pyxidicoccus parkwaysis DNA encodes the following proteins:
- a CDS encoding Tox-REase-5 domain-containing protein has translation MSSPVVVAREGVQLDAFEQVLVAAGVDSAKALPPRDEDLTPDEAARLLALLLSRRVTLDSFAPGLTASHLLREVLAGGEVSREELLRRVARFTHVAVLRPDGYLAWARSGRTQQRVGAVQWSDGSFRAGPFELGRFYSGKGGAFRLLDDRLRDAGGGALAEVYDDADYLGRSLDGAEEAFIELAAAMGQLLTRPMDSLVELRNLPAGLAALVASSPEYLERFRHMTRGEQVKALSKLTTSLIATWGAASGTTRMVTGALRGAEATVPVLSLSAEGALVMEQVSVPVGQMATVLGGGPGAAIILQRALTGSRAMPPADGPGKWEPVSESMSQAAREYQAQVTGAPEGLAYNVRGVKFDGYTNGVLLETKGPGYAKFLKNGSFRSWFRGADGLLQQAERQFKAAMGTRIQWHFAEREVADAVRAMLRESELGDIQVVFTPVR, from the coding sequence ATGTCGAGCCCCGTGGTTGTGGCTCGGGAAGGTGTGCAGCTCGACGCATTCGAGCAAGTGCTGGTGGCCGCCGGGGTGGACTCCGCGAAGGCGCTGCCTCCTCGTGATGAGGACCTGACTCCGGACGAGGCCGCGCGACTGCTGGCGCTGTTGCTGTCGCGGCGGGTGACGCTGGACAGCTTTGCGCCAGGACTGACCGCGAGCCACCTGCTGCGTGAGGTGCTCGCAGGAGGTGAGGTGTCCCGCGAGGAGTTGCTACGGAGAGTCGCGCGCTTCACCCACGTGGCGGTGCTGAGGCCGGATGGATACCTGGCCTGGGCACGCAGTGGGCGGACGCAGCAGCGCGTGGGGGCAGTGCAGTGGAGTGACGGCTCCTTCCGCGCGGGGCCATTCGAGCTGGGACGCTTCTACTCGGGGAAGGGTGGGGCGTTCCGGTTGCTGGATGACCGGTTGAGGGATGCCGGTGGTGGTGCGCTGGCGGAGGTGTATGACGACGCCGACTACCTGGGACGCTCGCTGGATGGCGCGGAGGAGGCGTTCATCGAGTTGGCCGCTGCGATGGGGCAGTTGCTGACGCGCCCGATGGACAGCCTGGTGGAGCTGCGGAACCTGCCAGCGGGACTCGCGGCCCTGGTGGCTTCGTCACCTGAGTACCTGGAGCGCTTCCGGCACATGACGCGGGGCGAGCAGGTGAAGGCGCTCTCCAAGCTGACCACCAGCCTCATCGCCACGTGGGGCGCTGCTTCCGGAACGACGCGCATGGTGACAGGCGCGCTGCGTGGCGCGGAGGCCACCGTGCCCGTGCTGTCCCTGTCCGCGGAGGGGGCGCTGGTGATGGAGCAAGTCTCCGTGCCGGTGGGGCAGATGGCTACGGTTTTGGGAGGCGGGCCCGGCGCGGCCATCATCCTTCAGCGGGCACTCACGGGGAGTCGGGCGATGCCGCCAGCGGATGGCCCAGGAAAGTGGGAGCCCGTGAGCGAGAGCATGAGCCAGGCCGCGCGCGAGTATCAGGCCCAGGTCACCGGAGCGCCCGAAGGATTGGCCTACAACGTCCGGGGCGTGAAGTTCGATGGTTACACGAATGGCGTGCTGCTGGAGACCAAGGGACCGGGTTACGCAAAGTTCCTCAAGAATGGGAGCTTCAGGTCATGGTTCCGGGGAGCGGACGGACTGCTCCAGCAAGCGGAGCGCCAATTCAAGGCGGCCATGGGAACACGCATCCAGTGGCATTTCGCTGAGCGAGAGGTTGCTGACGCAGTGCGAGCCATGCTTCGTGAGAGCGAGCTCGGAGATATCCAGGTGGTCTTCACGCCAGTCCGATGA
- a CDS encoding immunity 52 family protein, translating to MVETYYAGAYWPGRVEPLESYARRAETFFRLLSSADPTFSRWLEKAGSRSAALKLQFTPNAETLLGLFEKKQYRRDEAGISFSAWNGEPDGASSAVRFACGSTSPLLGDFCTLNLPTEGAVRERILSATSFEQVLRAMVLAWEPEWAIATSQVHRDEVLKLSKAGTFVGWVTYFAHSRGVMPALPEPVRTKPLGDKGTLLILTPERFTASNPQHVALAAHVQELLVQSGLLKPLSPSPSPM from the coding sequence ATGGTTGAAACGTACTACGCAGGTGCCTACTGGCCCGGACGCGTCGAGCCGCTCGAGTCCTACGCTCGCCGCGCGGAGACCTTCTTCCGTCTGCTTTCCTCTGCCGACCCGACCTTCTCCCGGTGGCTCGAAAAGGCAGGCTCCCGCTCGGCGGCGCTCAAGCTCCAGTTCACGCCGAACGCCGAAACGCTGCTCGGCCTCTTCGAGAAGAAGCAGTACCGGCGCGACGAGGCCGGCATCTCCTTCTCGGCTTGGAACGGAGAGCCGGATGGCGCCAGCAGTGCGGTCCGGTTCGCTTGCGGCTCCACCTCGCCGCTTCTGGGCGACTTCTGCACGCTGAATCTTCCGACGGAGGGCGCTGTCCGGGAGCGCATCCTGTCGGCGACTTCGTTCGAGCAGGTGCTGCGAGCCATGGTCCTCGCTTGGGAGCCGGAGTGGGCCATCGCCACGTCCCAGGTTCATCGGGATGAGGTCTTGAAGCTCTCCAAGGCAGGGACGTTCGTCGGCTGGGTCACGTACTTCGCGCACAGTCGAGGAGTGATGCCTGCATTGCCCGAGCCTGTTCGCACGAAGCCCCTGGGCGACAAGGGCACGCTGCTCATTCTCACGCCAGAGCGCTTCACGGCCAGCAATCCACAGCACGTGGCCCTCGCGGCTCACGTGCAGGAGTTGCTGGTGCAGTCGGGACTGCTGAAGCCGCTCAGCCCATCACCATCGCCTATGTGA
- a CDS encoding TetR/AcrR family transcriptional regulator: MATKEPPRGAGADTSPQAGTRPGRPGGRREAHRRERTKELEDAALKLFLERGLDAVTIDDITQAAGVAKGTFYRYFDDKAALVDALLEPVRGELLEGMEACGRSLEQARDVEAMFDAYRAVAAVIAGALLQYPGVVRLYLQESRGPAVGARAKVAELSKLVARHAVDITQKAHTHGLLRPIRPAVSGLAVVGAVERLLLAVLSEEDIGNPLELPDALTTLVLDGLRLPPEGNRAGRRKLDGGPKRP; this comes from the coding sequence ATGGCGACGAAAGAGCCCCCTCGGGGCGCGGGCGCGGACACTTCCCCACAGGCGGGCACGCGGCCCGGGCGGCCGGGCGGCCGTCGGGAGGCCCACCGGCGCGAGCGGACGAAGGAGTTGGAGGACGCGGCGCTGAAGCTCTTCCTGGAGCGGGGCCTGGACGCGGTCACCATCGACGACATCACCCAGGCGGCCGGGGTGGCCAAGGGGACGTTCTACCGGTACTTCGACGACAAGGCCGCCCTGGTGGACGCGCTGCTGGAGCCGGTGCGTGGCGAGCTGCTCGAGGGGATGGAGGCGTGCGGCCGCTCCCTGGAGCAGGCGCGCGACGTGGAGGCCATGTTCGACGCCTACCGCGCGGTGGCGGCCGTCATCGCCGGGGCGCTGTTGCAGTACCCGGGCGTGGTGCGGCTGTACCTCCAGGAGAGCCGGGGCCCGGCGGTGGGCGCGCGCGCCAAGGTGGCCGAGCTGTCGAAGCTGGTGGCGCGTCACGCGGTGGACATCACGCAGAAGGCGCACACGCACGGGCTGCTCAGGCCCATCCGCCCGGCGGTGAGCGGGCTCGCGGTGGTGGGCGCGGTCGAGCGGCTGCTGCTGGCGGTGCTGAGCGAGGAGGACATCGGCAACCCGCTGGAGCTGCCGGACGCGCTGACGACGCTGGTGCTGGACGGGCTGCGGCTGCCTCC